One stretch of Pseudomonas fragi DNA includes these proteins:
- the sctU gene encoding type III secretion system export apparatus subunit SctU codes for MSEDSGEKKYAASQKKLQDQRKKGQVAQSQDIGKLLVLAVISEIALLMAQNSLEQFGQLLMLPVSLVGQPFSRSLQVVVAEAGKVFFGFALLMTGTAIAMKLASSWLQFGFLFAPEVLTPDFNRLNPFNQAKQMFSPQSLMTLLTGLIKALLICGVLYQVIGPSLGALVGLVNADLPGYITALVVLFRYLLHVCLGLLLVLAAVDFGLQRYFFARRMRMTHVEVIKEYKGMEGDPHIKMLRRALAQELAHEAPAARAPALEEADVLLINPTHFAVALYYRPPQNPLPTLIAKGADAQARRMIDRARAADVPVVQCVWLARTLYNIETGHCISRDTLQAVALVYRALRELEDDARGGIIELAELEQR; via the coding sequence ATGAGTGAAGACAGCGGCGAAAAGAAATACGCCGCGAGCCAAAAAAAACTGCAGGACCAGCGCAAAAAAGGCCAGGTCGCGCAAAGCCAGGACATCGGAAAATTGCTGGTGCTGGCGGTCATCAGTGAAATTGCCTTGCTCATGGCCCAGAACAGCCTGGAGCAATTCGGGCAATTGTTGATGCTGCCCGTGTCGCTGGTCGGGCAGCCGTTCAGCCGTTCGCTGCAGGTTGTGGTTGCCGAGGCAGGTAAGGTTTTTTTCGGGTTTGCCTTGCTGATGACGGGGACTGCCATTGCGATGAAACTGGCCAGCAGTTGGCTGCAATTCGGTTTTTTGTTTGCCCCCGAGGTCCTGACCCCGGACTTCAACCGGCTCAACCCCTTTAATCAAGCCAAACAGATGTTTTCGCCCCAGTCGCTGATGACCCTGCTCACCGGCCTGATCAAGGCGCTGCTGATCTGTGGGGTGCTGTACCAGGTAATCGGGCCGTCCCTTGGGGCATTGGTGGGGTTGGTCAACGCTGACCTGCCGGGCTATATCACCGCGCTTGTCGTCCTGTTCCGGTATTTGCTGCATGTGTGCCTTGGCCTGCTGCTGGTGCTGGCGGCGGTGGACTTCGGGTTGCAACGGTATTTTTTTGCCCGGCGCATGCGCATGACCCATGTCGAAGTGATCAAGGAGTACAAGGGCATGGAGGGTGACCCGCATATCAAGATGTTGCGCCGGGCCCTGGCCCAGGAGCTGGCCCATGAAGCGCCTGCGGCCAGGGCGCCGGCGCTGGAAGAAGCCGATGTCCTGCTGATCAACCCCACGCATTTTGCCGTGGCGCTGTACTACCGGCCGCCACAAAACCCCTTGCCGACACTGATCGCCAAGGGGGCCGATGCCCAGGCACGACGAATGATCGACAGGGCACGGGCTGCGGATGTTCCGGTGGTTCAGTGTGTGTGGCTGGCGCGAACGCTGTACAACATCGAGACCGGGCACTGCATCAGCCGCGACACCCTGCAGGCGGTGGCGCTGGTCTACCGTGCCCTGCGGGAGCTGGAGGATGACGCCCGGGGCGGCATCATCGAGCTGGCTGAGCTTGAGCAACGCTGA
- the sctT gene encoding type III secretion system export apparatus subunit SctT encodes MAPQIPFLEYLPSLAIAMARLYPCCFLIPAFCFEHVRGMPRHVIVFALALMPAPGIHHALAGMDYSLLALSGLLLKEAVLGVLLGILLAMPFWLFESVGALLDNQRGALIGGQLNPSLGPDATPVGHLFKQLSIFLLMVTLGLGSLTQVIWDSYLIWPAALWFPAPAADGPGVFLALLGDTFTHMVLYAAPFIALLLMIEFAVALLSLYSPQLQVFVLSMPAKSLAGLCFLLLYLPQLQALIVARMSLLGDLEHALALLFKVPSP; translated from the coding sequence ATGGCCCCACAGATCCCGTTTCTCGAATACCTGCCCAGCCTCGCCATTGCGATGGCGCGTTTATATCCCTGTTGTTTCCTGATCCCGGCATTCTGCTTTGAACATGTGCGCGGCATGCCCCGGCATGTCATTGTTTTTGCCCTGGCACTGATGCCAGCGCCGGGCATTCATCACGCGTTGGCGGGCATGGACTACAGCCTGCTGGCACTCAGCGGTCTGTTGCTCAAAGAGGCGGTGCTGGGCGTGTTGCTGGGCATTCTGCTGGCCATGCCTTTCTGGTTGTTCGAGTCGGTCGGGGCGTTGCTCGACAACCAGCGTGGCGCGTTGATCGGCGGCCAGCTCAACCCTTCACTGGGGCCGGATGCCACGCCGGTCGGGCATCTGTTCAAGCAACTGAGCATCTTCTTGCTGATGGTCACCCTGGGGTTGGGCAGCCTGACCCAGGTGATCTGGGACAGCTACCTGATCTGGCCCGCTGCGCTCTGGTTTCCGGCCCCGGCTGCGGACGGGCCAGGGGTGTTCCTGGCGCTGCTGGGCGATACTTTTACCCACATGGTGCTATACGCCGCGCCTTTTATCGCCTTGCTGTTGATGATCGAGTTCGCCGTTGCCTTGTTGAGCCTTTACAGCCCGCAGTTGCAGGTATTTGTGTTGTCGATGCCGGCCAAGAGCCTGGCCGGGCTGTGTTTCCTGCTGCTCTATCTGCCGCAATTGCAGGCGCTGATTGTGGCGCGCATGAGCCTGCTGGGGGATCTTGAACATGCACTGGCCCTGCTGTTCAAGGTGCCGTCCCCATGA
- the sctS gene encoding type III secretion system export apparatus subunit SctS: MDPVLLFKQGMLLVVVLSAPPLIVAVVVGVLTSLVQALMQVQDQTLPFGIKLVAVGVTLALTGRWIGVELIQLVNLTFDMAARSAL; encoded by the coding sequence ATGGACCCGGTATTGTTATTCAAGCAGGGCATGTTGCTGGTGGTGGTGCTGTCTGCACCGCCGCTGATCGTGGCCGTTGTGGTGGGGGTGCTGACCTCGCTGGTGCAGGCGCTGATGCAGGTCCAGGACCAGACACTGCCGTTCGGCATCAAGCTGGTTGCGGTGGGCGTCACACTGGCGCTGACGGGGCGCTGGATCGGGGTGGAGTTGATTCAGTTGGTCAACCTCACCTTCGACATGGCCGCCCGCTCGGCACTGTAA
- the sctR gene encoding type III secretion system export apparatus subunit SctR, giving the protein MTVQGVDPFLLALFLGALSLLPMLMVVCTAFLKICIVLMITRNAIGVQQVPPSMALYGIALAATLFVMAPVGYDTAQILKQSPLDMSSVQALQGSGLQAIKPLQGFMLRNTDPDVLTHLQESTVRLWPADMARQVSRDDLILLVPAFVLSQLQAGFEIGFLIYIPFIVIDLIVSNLLLALGMQMVSPMTISLPLKLLLFVLVSGWTRLLDSLFLSFL; this is encoded by the coding sequence ATGACCGTTCAAGGGGTCGATCCTTTTCTGCTGGCGCTGTTTCTGGGCGCCTTGTCACTGCTGCCCATGCTGATGGTGGTGTGTACCGCGTTCCTGAAAATCTGCATCGTGCTGATGATCACCCGCAACGCCATCGGCGTGCAGCAGGTGCCGCCGAGCATGGCCCTCTACGGTATTGCCCTGGCAGCGACGCTGTTTGTCATGGCGCCGGTGGGCTATGACACCGCGCAAATTCTCAAGCAGTCGCCGCTGGACATGAGCAGCGTGCAAGCCTTGCAGGGCAGCGGGCTGCAGGCAATAAAGCCGTTGCAGGGCTTTATGCTGCGCAACACCGACCCGGATGTATTGACCCATCTGCAGGAAAGCACCGTACGCCTGTGGCCCGCCGACATGGCCCGACAGGTCAGCCGCGATGACCTGATACTGCTGGTCCCGGCCTTTGTCCTTTCGCAGTTGCAGGCAGGGTTCGAGATCGGTTTTCTGATCTATATCCCGTTTATCGTGATCGACCTGATCGTCTCGAACCTGCTGTTGGCCCTGGGCATGCAAATGGTCTCGCCGATGACCATTTCCCTGCCGCTCAAGTTGCTGCTGTTTGTGCTGGTTTCGGGTTGGACGCGCTTGCTGGACAGCCTTTTTCTGTCCTTTCTGTGA
- a CDS encoding FliM/FliN family flagellar motor switch protein produces MSLSPISCPRLDSTTVAASRRLGRGLRYAFQVAGECGELLLEPGRAPEGGAALSFESRCGVFTLTEAGPLLSLFGECPVVLADTGNDPQSWFWAYFEQRMSAQLTALFGYLRPLAERQAGAFECCFSVMLGPSRTIGRLMISPHSLLALCEAGPWQAVKAPLPDDFAVPAPVVLGCLGLMLEQLRTLRPGDVLVPERLLFNAAGEGQLRLGRWRIASQIDDDGGHRCLAICAVEELVVDEVMFAGTGVELQTGDEPFETLQVELSVRCGALRVSLGELRRLAPGMVLSLEGYDPGMAGLYYGDRAIGHGQLVEVEGRLGLQLSRISFSQ; encoded by the coding sequence ATGAGCCTGTCCCCGATCAGTTGCCCGCGGCTGGACTCAACCACGGTGGCGGCCAGCCGACGCCTGGGCCGTGGCCTGCGCTATGCGTTCCAGGTTGCAGGCGAGTGCGGTGAGCTTTTGCTCGAGCCGGGGCGTGCGCCAGAGGGCGGGGCGGCCCTGTCGTTCGAGAGCCGTTGCGGGGTTTTTACCCTGACTGAGGCCGGCCCCTTGCTTAGCCTGTTCGGCGAATGCCCGGTGGTGCTGGCCGATACCGGCAATGACCCGCAGTCATGGTTTTGGGCATATTTCGAGCAGCGCATGAGTGCGCAATTGACGGCGCTTTTTGGTTATTTGCGGCCGCTGGCCGAGCGGCAGGCGGGGGCATTTGAGTGCTGTTTCAGCGTGATGCTGGGGCCCTCGCGAACGATCGGCCGATTGATGATTTCGCCACACAGCCTGTTGGCGCTGTGCGAGGCGGGGCCGTGGCAGGCAGTCAAGGCGCCGTTGCCGGATGACTTTGCAGTGCCAGCCCCCGTCGTGCTCGGCTGCCTCGGGTTGATGCTTGAACAACTGCGCACCCTGCGCCCCGGCGACGTACTGGTGCCGGAGCGTTTGCTGTTCAACGCCGCCGGCGAGGGGCAATTGCGGCTGGGGCGGTGGAGGATCGCATCGCAGATTGATGATGACGGCGGGCACCGGTGCCTGGCCATTTGTGCTGTCGAGGAGTTGGTTGTGGACGAAGTGATGTTTGCCGGTACGGGTGTTGAACTGCAAACCGGTGATGAACCGTTTGAAACCTTGCAGGTGGAACTGAGCGTGCGCTGTGGCGCCCTCAGGGTGAGCCTGGGTGAGCTGCGCCGGTTGGCCCCCGGCATGGTGTTGAGCCTCGAAGGTTATGACCCGGGCATGGCGGGGTTGTATTACGGCGACCGCGCGATCGGTCACGGGCAGTTGGTGGAGGTCGAGGGCCGCCTTGGCCTGCAACTGTCGCGCATCAGTTTTTCGCAATGA
- a CDS encoding type III secretion system HrpP C-terminal domain-containing protein: MAWPRPLTGALGRAADSRLFADSLAGADMGLAQALGEALMPRIAGRGPWPVQFVLHLAHRGQVNVSAGYAAQGWHITLGAQQAGTRHWLARQRQACQRRLARALGQPVSLQLMAQYL, translated from the coding sequence TTGGCATGGCCTCGGCCACTGACTGGCGCACTTGGGCGTGCAGCCGACAGCAGGCTGTTTGCAGACAGCCTGGCAGGCGCGGACATGGGCCTGGCGCAGGCCTTGGGCGAGGCGCTGATGCCGCGGATAGCCGGGCGTGGGCCGTGGCCTGTGCAGTTTGTGCTGCATCTGGCGCATCGCGGGCAGGTCAATGTCAGCGCCGGTTATGCCGCTCAAGGCTGGCACATCACATTAGGGGCGCAGCAAGCCGGTACCCGGCACTGGCTCGCCCGGCAGCGACAAGCATGCCAGCGACGACTGGCCCGGGCATTGGGGCAGCCGGTCAGCCTCCAGTTAATGGCGCAGTACCTGTGA